The following are encoded together in the Quercus lobata isolate SW786 unplaced genomic scaffold, ValleyOak3.0 Primary Assembly Scq3eQI_341, whole genome shotgun sequence genome:
- the LOC115973513 gene encoding TMV resistance protein N-like, protein MASSSSSFPSSSISSTSKWTYDVFLSFSGEDTRNTATDFIYYALVEKGINTFKDDQKLEKGKTIKPELLRAIKESKFAIVILLENYAFSTWCLDELVEIIDCETKKEITVFPIFYNVDPSDVRKQIGTFSLVKLFRPVSIINNHSVSLQLDTSHLPNGLSYLECNDYPLKSLHSLPAGLGELRLLRSKLKLLWVGMKIFENLKSINMDGSLELIISPDFNGVPNLEELILARCSNLRRLHPSIGKLKKLKLLDLKGCLELTSLPEKFEMESLVTLNLTHCLKVKKIPDTICSLTSLNNLYLSGCSKFDKLPEDLGNIVSLKKLHLSGTTIKELSSSIECLIGLTSLHLRDCKKIDKLPKDLGNVVSLEMLDLSGTTITELPLSIEFLIGLGRLHLDGCPKFVNLPKNLGNLKHLNWLCLQGTAIAVLPSSIECMAALKYLKLEDCKNLVFLPSTICNLKKVECLDLIGCSQIANLPENLGNMESLKWLFLGETAIKELPSSTIHLEKVWRVSFKGCHLSSSSLTSMPRSCEIDLSDC, encoded by the exons ATGGCTTCAAGTTCATCATCTTTCCCAAGTTCTTCTATTTCTTCTACTAGCAAATGGACGTATGATGTTTTCCTGAGTTTCAGTGGTGAGGACACTCGCAATACTGCTACGGACTTTATATATTATGCATTAGTAGAGAAGGGCATTAACACTTTTAAGGACGATCAAaaacttgagaaaggaaaaactattAAACCAGAACTCCTCAGAGCGATCAAAGAATCCAAATTTGCCATAGTCATTCTCTtagaaaattatgcattttccaCTTGGTGCTTAGATGAACTTGTAGAGATCATTGACTGCGAgacaaaaaaggaaataacaGTTTTCCCTATTTTTTACAATGTGGATCCATCTGATGTGCGAAAACAAATAGGAACTTTTTCGCTTGTTAAACTTTTTCGCCCAGTGTCTATTATTAACAATCATAGTGTTTCGTTGCAACTTGACACTTCACATTTACCTAATGGTTTAAGCTATTTGGAATGCAATGATTATCCTTTAAAATCATTGCATTCTTTGCCAGCTGGGCTTGGAGAACTTCGTTTGCTACGTAGCAAACTTAAACTACTTTGGGTAGGAATGAAG atttttgaaaatttaaagtcCATCAATATGGATGGCTCCTTGGAGCTAATTATCAGCCCTGACTTCAATGGAGTACCAAATCTTGAGGAGTTAATTCTTGCCCGATGTTCAAATTTACGCAGGCTTCATCCATCCATTGGCAAACTGAAAAAGCTTAAACTTCTTGATCTAAAAGGGTGCCTAGAACTAACTAGTCTTCCAGAGAAGTTTGAAATGGAATCTCTTGTGACTCTTAATCTTACTCATTGTTTAAAAGTCAAGAAAATTCCTGACACCATTTGTAGCTTGACATCGCTTAACAATCTTTATCTTTCTGGATGCTCAAAATTTGACAAATTGCCAGAGGACTTGGGGAATATCGTAAGTCTAAAGAAGCTTCATTTGAGTGGAACAACTATAAAAGAGCTGTCTTCATCAATTGAATGCTTGATTGGCCTTACTTCATTGCATCTAAGagattgcaaaaaaattgacaaattgcCAAAGGACTTGGGGAATGTTGTAAGTCTAGAGATGCTTGATTTGAGTGGAACAACTATAACGGAGCTACCTTTGTCAATCGAATTTTTGATTGGCCTTGGTAGATTGCATCTAGATGGATGCCCAAAATTTGTCAACTTGCCAAAGAACTTAGGGAATCTCAAACATCTGAATTGGCTTTGTTTGCAAGGAACAGCAATAGCAGTTTTGCCATCATCTATTGAATGTATGGCTGCCCTTAAGTATTTAAAACTAGAAGATTGCAAAAATCTTGTGTTTCTTCCAAGCACCATTTGTAATTTGAAGAAGGTAGAGTGTCTTGATCTTATTGGATGCTCACAAATTGCCAACTTGCCGGAGAACCTGGGGAATATGGAAAGCCTAAAGTGGCTTTTTTTGGGTGAAACTGCTATAAAAGAGTTACCTTCCTCCACCATTCACCTTGAAAAGGTCTGGAGAGTATCTTTCAAAGGATGTCATTTGTCATCATCTTCATTGACTTCTATGCCAAGAAGTTGCGAGATAGATCTCAGTGACTGCTAG